A window of Gemmatimonadota bacterium contains these coding sequences:
- a CDS encoding [LysW]-aminoadipate kinase has translation MIVVKTGGSRGINLDYVLEDIARQTEPLVLVHGASDELNQISEQLGKPPRMVTSPSGYTSRVTDQETLDIFTMVYCGKRNTRIVEKLQQLGVNAVGLSGVDGRLLEGRRKPSIRIVEDGRTKILRDDYTGRIERANVSLLTTLLDQGYLPVISPPAISYEGEVINIDGDRAAAVIADALGAERLVILSNTPGFLEDADDEDTLIPRISRDEIDDAIKTHARDRMKKKLLGAKEALEVGVGQVILGDGRIPEPVTAALCGAGTVIG, from the coding sequence ATGATCGTGGTGAAGACGGGCGGCAGCCGGGGCATCAACCTGGATTATGTCCTGGAGGACATCGCCCGGCAGACCGAACCGCTGGTGCTGGTGCACGGCGCGTCTGACGAATTGAACCAGATTTCCGAGCAGCTGGGCAAACCGCCCCGCATGGTCACGTCGCCGTCCGGATACACGAGCCGGGTCACCGATCAGGAAACGCTGGACATCTTCACCATGGTGTACTGCGGAAAGCGCAACACCCGCATCGTCGAGAAGCTGCAGCAGCTCGGGGTCAACGCCGTCGGGCTGAGCGGCGTGGACGGCCGCCTGCTCGAGGGCCGCCGGAAACCCAGTATCCGCATCGTGGAGGACGGCCGGACGAAGATCCTGCGGGATGACTACACCGGCCGGATCGAAAGGGCGAACGTATCGCTCCTGACCACGCTCCTCGACCAGGGTTACCTGCCCGTCATCAGTCCCCCCGCCATCAGCTACGAAGGCGAGGTGATCAACATTGACGGCGACCGCGCGGCTGCCGTGATCGCCGATGCCCTCGGCGCGGAACGGCTGGTCATCCTCTCCAACACGCCGGGGTTCCTCGAGGATGCGGACGATGAGGACACACTGATACCCCGGATATCCCGGGACGAAATCGACGATGCGATCAAGACCCACGCCCGGGACCGCATGAAGAAGAAGCTGCTCGGCGCGAAGGAGGCGCTGGAGGTCGGCGTGGGCCAGGTGATCCTGGGGGACGGCAGGATACCCGAGCCGGTCACGGCGGCCCTGTGCGGCGCGGGCACTGTGATCGGGTAG
- a CDS encoding histidine--tRNA ligase, giving the protein MNYRAPRGTYDILPEDQAHWRHVTETTRRVCELFGYEQIDVPVFEQTGLFERSVGESTDIVEKEMYTFLDRNEERMTLRPEFTAGICRAYAERKLHGRPQPLRLYTIGPAFRYERPQAGRYRQFYQIDVEVLGSQDPAIDLEVMQVAWQIYESVGIKNLSFQVNSTGCPVCRPGYVEKLRAWYADRLDGICADCARRYEQNPLRLLDCKKEACRAIADEAPRIADSLCDECKTHFDRLRSYLDDLGRPYEVNHRLVRGFDYYTKTVFEVWAEGIGAQNAVCGGGRYDGLIGMVGGPETPAIGFASGIERIILTMKQEGIEPPGVPKPRVFVAYLGAEAKSAAVVLAQELRAAGVGATALWEDRSLKAQMRQADRLGAAYTLIIGEEEVKNGVVMIRRMADSTQASVPRSEAVAAVKEGNTQ; this is encoded by the coding sequence ATGAATTACAGGGCACCGAGAGGCACCTACGACATCCTCCCCGAGGACCAGGCCCACTGGCGCCACGTGACCGAGACCACGCGCCGGGTCTGCGAACTCTTCGGCTACGAGCAGATCGACGTGCCGGTCTTCGAGCAGACCGGCCTCTTCGAGCGGAGCGTCGGCGAATCCACCGACATCGTCGAGAAGGAGATGTACACCTTCCTCGACCGCAACGAGGAGCGCATGACCCTGCGCCCCGAGTTCACTGCGGGGATCTGCCGTGCCTACGCCGAGCGCAAGCTGCACGGCCGGCCCCAGCCCCTGCGGCTCTACACCATCGGCCCGGCCTTCCGGTACGAGCGTCCCCAGGCGGGCCGGTACCGCCAGTTCTACCAGATCGACGTGGAAGTGCTGGGCAGCCAGGACCCGGCCATCGATCTCGAGGTCATGCAGGTCGCCTGGCAGATCTACGAATCGGTCGGCATCAAGAACCTGTCCTTCCAGGTGAACAGCACGGGATGCCCGGTGTGCCGTCCGGGATACGTGGAAAAGCTTCGGGCCTGGTACGCGGACCGCCTGGACGGGATCTGCGCCGACTGCGCGCGCCGCTACGAGCAGAACCCGCTTCGGCTGCTGGACTGCAAGAAGGAGGCCTGCCGAGCGATCGCGGACGAAGCGCCGCGGATCGCGGATTCCCTGTGTGACGAATGCAAAACCCACTTCGACCGGTTGAGGTCCTACCTGGACGACCTGGGCCGGCCCTACGAGGTCAATCATCGCCTGGTGCGGGGGTTCGACTACTACACGAAGACCGTGTTCGAGGTCTGGGCCGAGGGCATCGGGGCGCAGAACGCGGTATGCGGCGGCGGCCGCTACGACGGGCTGATCGGCATGGTCGGCGGTCCCGAGACGCCGGCGATCGGATTCGCCTCCGGCATCGAACGCATCATACTCACGATGAAGCAGGAGGGGATCGAGCCTCCCGGAGTGCCGAAGCCGCGGGTATTCGTCGCCTATCTCGGCGCGGAAGCCAAGTCCGCCGCGGTGGTCCTGGCGCAGGAGCTGCGCGCGGCCGGCGTGGGCGCGACGGCACTGTGGGAAGACCGGAGCCTGAAGGCCCAGATGAGACAGGCCGACCGGCTCGGCGCCGCCTATACCCTGATCATCGGTGAAGAAGAGGTGAAAAACGGCGTCGTGATGATCCGGCGCATGGCGGACAGCACGCAGGCGTCCGTGCCCCGGTCGGAGGCCGTGGCCGCCGTTAAAGAAGGGAATACTCAATGA
- a CDS encoding aspartate aminotransferase family protein, whose translation MTDYQAMENQASMGILPKRDVVIVRGSGARLWDAEGKEYIDCIGGIGTANVGHCHPAVTEAIARQVERLVICPDTFYNDLRAELATALTRTAPEGLDRLFLCNSGTEAVEAAFKFARVATGRTGIIAAQRGFHGRTYGSLSATWNPKYRAPFEPLVPGFTHVKYNDASAMEESIGDETAAVILEVVQGEGGVRVGDCAYLKHVEALCRDRGALFIVDEVQTGFGRTGALFACEHHGLRPDILCLAKAMAGGLPVGATLCAETVRGVPAMSHGNTFGGSPVVCAAALATLRVLEEEGLVEKARENGAYFRDGLAALDAPFVREIRGMGLIIGVEMKGRVTPILRGLMERGVMALPAGNTVLRFLPPLSISREEIDQVVETTGAVLGSLEA comes from the coding sequence ATGACTGACTACCAGGCCATGGAAAACCAGGCGTCGATGGGCATTCTGCCCAAGCGGGACGTGGTGATCGTCCGCGGCAGCGGCGCGCGCCTCTGGGACGCGGAGGGTAAGGAATACATCGATTGCATCGGCGGGATCGGCACGGCCAACGTAGGCCACTGCCATCCGGCCGTGACAGAGGCGATCGCGCGGCAGGTAGAGCGGCTCGTGATCTGTCCGGACACCTTCTACAACGACCTGCGGGCGGAACTGGCCACGGCCCTGACCCGGACCGCCCCGGAGGGGCTGGACCGGCTCTTCCTGTGCAATTCGGGTACGGAAGCGGTGGAGGCGGCGTTTAAATTCGCCCGTGTCGCCACGGGGCGGACCGGCATCATCGCGGCCCAGCGCGGATTTCACGGACGTACCTACGGATCCCTGAGCGCGACCTGGAATCCCAAGTACCGCGCCCCCTTCGAACCCCTTGTGCCCGGGTTCACCCACGTGAAATACAACGATGCCTCCGCCATGGAGGAATCCATCGGCGACGAGACGGCGGCGGTGATCCTGGAAGTGGTGCAGGGCGAGGGCGGCGTTCGTGTCGGCGACTGCGCGTATCTTAAGCACGTGGAAGCCCTGTGCCGGGATCGGGGCGCCCTGTTCATCGTGGACGAAGTGCAGACCGGATTCGGGCGGACGGGCGCCCTGTTCGCGTGCGAGCACCATGGCCTGCGGCCGGACATCCTCTGCCTGGCCAAGGCCATGGCCGGCGGTCTTCCCGTGGGCGCGACGCTCTGCGCCGAAACGGTCCGGGGCGTACCCGCCATGTCCCATGGCAACACCTTCGGCGGCAGTCCGGTGGTCTGCGCGGCCGCCCTGGCCACGCTACGCGTGCTGGAGGAGGAAGGACTCGTCGAGAAAGCCCGGGAGAACGGCGCGTACTTTCGGGACGGCCTCGCGGCGCTGGACGCGCCTTTTGTCCGGGAGATCCGGGGCATGGGCCTGATCATCGGCGTCGAGATGAAGGGTCGGGTCACTCCTATCCTCCGCGGACTCATGGAACGCGGCGTGATGGCCCTGCCCGCGGGCAACACGGTGCTGCGTTTCCTTCCGCCCCTGTCGATTTCCAGGGAAGAGATCGACCAGGTCGTTGAGACCACGGGCGCGGTGCTGGGATCGTTGGAGGCTTAA
- a CDS encoding response regulator transcription factor encodes MTFTVPLAESREPAPRKPPEPGPVPADTLNDGEGREPIRILVLDDDPQMLRYVRDMLVAGGYDAVVTGDHASLPRIIKTERPDLVLLDLLLTDTDGIQLMENVPDLAELPVIFISANGRDETIAKALDTGAADYIVKPFSATELLARIRTALRKRAETEPFVLGDLTIDYDQRRVSVADVPVVLTPIEYDLLRALSLNAGRVTTFDVLIRQIWSTKSYANPKLVRAFVKKLRRKLGDDAGKPRYIINERGVGYRMGRPGVP; translated from the coding sequence GTGACCTTTACGGTCCCGCTGGCCGAAAGTCGCGAGCCGGCGCCTCGCAAGCCGCCGGAACCCGGTCCTGTCCCGGCCGATACGCTGAACGATGGAGAAGGCCGCGAACCGATACGCATCCTTGTGCTCGACGATGACCCGCAGATGCTCCGCTATGTGCGCGACATGCTCGTGGCAGGGGGATATGACGCGGTGGTGACCGGAGACCACGCCAGTTTGCCGCGCATCATCAAGACCGAGCGACCCGATCTGGTCCTCCTGGATCTTCTGCTTACCGACACGGACGGTATCCAGCTGATGGAAAACGTGCCCGATCTGGCTGAACTGCCCGTCATCTTCATTTCAGCCAACGGCCGGGACGAGACCATCGCGAAGGCCCTCGATACCGGCGCGGCCGACTATATCGTCAAACCCTTCTCGGCTACCGAATTGCTGGCCCGCATCCGCACGGCGCTGCGCAAACGGGCCGAAACCGAGCCCTTCGTGCTGGGCGATCTCACCATCGACTACGATCAACGCCGGGTGAGCGTGGCCGACGTCCCGGTCGTCCTTACGCCCATCGAGTACGATCTGCTGCGCGCGCTTTCGCTGAACGCAGGAAGGGTGACGACCTTTGACGTCCTGATTCGTCAGATCTGGAGCACCAAGTCCTACGCCAACCCGAAGCTGGTGCGCGCCTTTGTAAAGAAGCTTCGCCGCAAGCTGGGTGACGATGCCGGCAAACCACGCTACATCATCAACGAACGCGGAGTCGGCTACCGCATGGGCAGGCCGGGAGTACCGTAG
- a CDS encoding [LysW]-lysine hydrolase — protein MSRDRDDIALLRGLVERYSPSTQEGEAVSFLVDAMERRGLRAYEDEAGNAVGETGSGEPHIALVGHIDTVAGIVPIREESGRLYGRGTVDAKGPLAAFAAAASRLKNTTGGRITVVGAVEEECPTSKGARHLVDRMRPDCVFIGEPSGWDSITIGYKGHVDFDYRLEQPNAHHAGDHRRAAEWAIELYNALKTRLAEQTTESEFESPRLELRRFHTFDRGLTEGVEAYFSVRVPPGYDMDVLNEFVMDQAGPAEIECDQRLPGVIASKNNPLIRALLRGIRQAGGRPIFKKKTGTSDMCIVGPAWKCPIAAYGPGDSSLDHTPDEHIVLDEYLRSVEVLTTALKQLTAAA, from the coding sequence ATGAGCCGCGATCGCGACGACATTGCCTTGCTGCGGGGCCTGGTCGAGCGTTACAGTCCTTCCACGCAGGAAGGCGAAGCCGTCTCCTTCCTGGTGGACGCCATGGAGCGCCGGGGTCTCCGCGCCTACGAGGACGAGGCCGGGAACGCGGTGGGTGAGACCGGTAGCGGCGAACCGCATATCGCCCTGGTCGGGCATATCGACACGGTGGCCGGCATCGTTCCCATCCGGGAGGAATCGGGCCGTCTTTACGGCCGCGGCACGGTGGACGCCAAGGGTCCCCTGGCCGCCTTCGCCGCCGCCGCGAGCCGGCTCAAGAATACCACCGGCGGCCGGATCACCGTCGTCGGCGCCGTGGAGGAGGAATGCCCCACCTCGAAGGGCGCCCGCCACCTGGTGGACCGCATGCGGCCCGACTGCGTGTTCATCGGCGAACCGAGCGGCTGGGACAGCATCACCATCGGTTACAAGGGCCACGTGGATTTCGACTACCGCCTCGAACAGCCCAATGCCCATCACGCGGGGGACCATCGACGCGCGGCGGAATGGGCCATCGAGCTGTACAACGCCCTCAAGACCCGGCTCGCCGAACAGACTACGGAAAGTGAGTTCGAGTCTCCCCGACTCGAGCTGCGGCGATTCCACACCTTTGACCGGGGGTTGACCGAGGGCGTCGAAGCGTACTTCTCGGTGCGCGTGCCGCCCGGTTACGACATGGATGTCCTGAACGAATTCGTAATGGACCAGGCGGGCCCAGCCGAAATCGAGTGCGACCAGCGCCTGCCGGGCGTAATCGCTTCGAAGAACAACCCGCTGATCCGGGCGCTGTTGCGGGGCATTCGCCAGGCAGGCGGCCGGCCGATCTTCAAGAAGAAGACGGGCACGTCCGATATGTGCATCGTCGGCCCCGCATGGAAATGCCCGATCGCGGCCTATGGTCCCGGCGACTCCAGCCTGGACCATACCCCTGACGAGCATATCGTCCTGGACGAGTACCTGCGCTCCGTCGAGGTGTTGACGACGGCGCTGAAGCAACTGACCGCAGCCGCTTAA
- a CDS encoding PAS domain-containing protein: MSQDLLRQEINELRERISKLSAASLRISASLDLDTVLQEVVDRARELTGARYGAIITIDETGLSQDFVTSGLTDEEHRIMADWPEGERLFEHFRDLRGSLQLPDVPAYLRSLGFSTDLLPPGAVHGQGTSMRYRGLHVGNFFLADKESGEAFTNEDEEVLVLFASQAATTIANARAHRAEQRARADLEALIETSPIGVVVFDAGTGHPTWFNRETRRIVESLRTPGRPIEDLLELLILQRADGSEIALGQAPMSQILSHTETVRAEEIVLSVPDGRSVTTLVNSTPIRSEDGAVVSVVVTMQDMKPLQELDRMRTEFVGMVSHELRAPLTSIKGSATTLLEASQSLDPAEMREFYRIILTQADHMRVLISDLLDAGRIDAGTLSVAPEPSEAAALVDGGRNTFRSGGGRHEVLIDLPPDLPLVMADRQRIEQVLNNLLANAALHAPESSPXXXLRPSGSALSVTGRTSRSPSATKAGGWRRTVSRTCFESMQVSTATTVSRPSRDRDSASQFARAWSRRTGGASGPKVRASGAVPA, encoded by the coding sequence ATGAGCCAAGATTTACTGCGGCAAGAGATCAACGAGTTGCGCGAACGCATTTCAAAGCTTAGCGCGGCCAGCCTGCGCATCAGTGCGAGCCTGGATCTGGATACCGTCCTCCAGGAGGTGGTGGACAGGGCCCGCGAACTGACCGGCGCCCGTTACGGCGCCATCATTACGATCGACGAAACCGGGCTGTCCCAGGATTTCGTCACCTCCGGCCTCACCGACGAGGAACACCGGATAATGGCCGACTGGCCCGAAGGAGAGAGGCTCTTCGAGCACTTCCGGGACCTCCGGGGCTCGTTGCAACTGCCGGACGTGCCCGCCTACCTGCGCTCGCTCGGCTTCTCCACCGATCTGCTGCCGCCCGGGGCCGTTCACGGCCAGGGTACGTCGATGCGCTACCGCGGCCTGCACGTCGGAAATTTCTTCCTTGCCGATAAGGAAAGCGGCGAGGCGTTCACGAATGAGGACGAGGAGGTCCTGGTGCTCTTCGCCTCCCAGGCCGCAACGACCATCGCCAACGCCCGCGCCCATCGGGCCGAGCAGCGCGCCCGGGCCGATCTGGAGGCCCTGATCGAGACCTCCCCGATAGGCGTCGTGGTCTTCGATGCCGGAACCGGCCATCCTACGTGGTTCAATCGGGAGACGAGGAGGATCGTGGAGAGCCTGCGGACACCGGGCCGGCCCATTGAGGATTTGCTGGAGTTGCTGATCCTCCAGCGAGCCGACGGAAGTGAAATCGCGCTGGGCCAGGCGCCCATGTCGCAGATTTTGAGTCACACGGAGACGGTGCGGGCCGAGGAGATCGTACTCTCCGTACCCGACGGGCGCAGCGTCACGACGCTGGTCAACTCCACGCCGATCCGCTCGGAAGATGGCGCAGTCGTGTCCGTGGTGGTTACCATGCAGGACATGAAGCCGCTGCAGGAACTGGACCGGATGCGGACGGAGTTCGTGGGCATGGTCAGCCATGAACTGCGCGCGCCGCTCACGTCTATCAAGGGCTCGGCCACCACCCTGCTGGAAGCTTCCCAGAGTCTCGACCCGGCGGAGATGCGCGAGTTCTACCGCATCATCCTCACGCAGGCCGACCATATGCGCGTGTTGATCAGCGACCTGCTGGATGCGGGTCGCATCGACGCGGGGACATTATCGGTGGCGCCGGAGCCCTCCGAGGCCGCCGCCCTGGTGGACGGAGGGCGGAACACGTTCCGAAGCGGCGGCGGCAGACACGAAGTCCTGATCGACCTTCCCCCCGATCTGCCCCTCGTCATGGCCGACCGGCAGCGCATTGAGCAGGTGTTGAACAACCTGCTTGCCAACGCGGCGTTGCACGCCCCGGAGTCTTCGCCNNNNNNNNNNCTTCGCCCATCCGGGTCCGCGCTGAGCGTGACGGGACGCACGTCGCGATCTCCGTCCGCGACGAAGGCAGGGGGGTGGCGCCGGACCGTCTCCCGCACATGTTTCGAAAGTATGCAAGTTTCGACGGCAACGACCGTGAGTCGGCCATCGCGGGATCGGGACTCGGCCTCGCAATTTGCAAGGGCCTGGTCGAGGCGAACGGGGGGCGCATCTGGGCCGAAAGTCCGGGCATCGGGCGCGGTACCCGCGTGA